From Ananas comosus cultivar F153 linkage group 8, ASM154086v1, whole genome shotgun sequence, one genomic window encodes:
- the LOC109713825 gene encoding cancer-related nucleoside-triphosphatase homolog, with translation MATAPSKCLLVTGPPGVGKTTLVMRVFETLRASHPHLTIRGFYTREVREGSERVGFEVVTLDGRRGPLASSKISSAESLRWPTVGKYKVDVASLESLALPELQVKEGTDLFIIDEVGKMELFSSSFFPAVLKVLESGTPVLASIPIPRFGRDIPGVARLRNHPGATVFTVNAGNRDTIRESIYNQLVDMLHKH, from the exons ATGGCCACTGCTCCGAGCAAATGCCTCCTCGTCACGGGCCCTCCC GGCGTGGGGAAGACGACGCTGGTGATGAGGGTTTTCGAAACCCTACGAGCCTCGCACCCTCACCTCACCATCCGCGGCTTCTACACGC GGGAGGTTCGAGAGGGCTCCGAAAGGGTTGGGTTCGAGGTCGTCACCCTCGACGGTCGACGCGGCCCCCTCGCTTCCTCCAAAATCTCgag CGCAGAGTCACTTAGATGGCCTACGGTTGGAAAATACAAAGTAGATGTGGCATCATTGGAATCATTGGCATTGCCCGAGTTGCAG GTCAAAGAGGGAACTGATCTCTTCATTATAGATGAAGTCGGTAAGATGGAGTTGTTCAGTTCATCCTTCTTCCCAGCTGTCCTCAAAGTTCTTGAGTCTGGCACCCCAGTTTTGGCATCCATACCTATACCAAGGTTCGGCCGCGACATCCCCGGGG TAGCGAGGTTGAGGAACCATCCTGGTGCAACTGTGTTCACAGTAAATGCAGGAAATAGAGATACGATTCGAGAAAGTATTTACAACCAGTTGGTCGACATGCTGCACAAGCATTGA
- the LOC109713826 gene encoding HMG1/2-like protein — protein sequence MKGAKSKAETSKDDTRLSVKRKGAGAAGKKQAKREKKLGKDPNKPKRPPSAFFVFMEEFRKQYQEKNPNNKLVSVVSKAGGAKWKAMSESEKAPFVAKAAKRKADYEKSMAAYNKKAEGDDEGNASGEEEEASDKSKSEVEDEEQEESGEEEDDEE from the exons ATGAAAGGGGCCAAATCGAAGGCCGAGACCTCCAAGGACGACACCAG GCTCTCGGTGAAGAGGAAGGGCGCGGGTGCGGCGGGGAAGAAGCAGGCGAAGAGGGAGAAGAAACTCGGGAAGGATCCCAACAAGCCGAAGAGGCCTCCGAGCGCCTTCTTCGTTTTCAT GGAGGAGTTTAGGAAGCAGTACCAGGAGAAGAACCCTAACAACAAACTTGTCTCCGTT GTTAGCAAAGCTGGTGGAGCTAAATGGAAAGCTATGTCAGAGTCG GAGAAGGCCCCTTTTGTGGCAAAAGCGGCAAAGCGCAAGGCTGATTATGAAAAGAGCATGGCTGCATACAATAAGAAG GCCGAGGGCGATGATGAAGGGAATGCTAGCGGTGAGGAAGAGGAAGCATCCGACAAGTCCAAGTCTGAGGTCGAGGACGAAGAACAAGAAGAGAGTGGAGAG gaagaagatgatgaggaGTAA